One part of the Salinivirga cyanobacteriivorans genome encodes these proteins:
- a CDS encoding LysM peptidoglycan-binding domain-containing protein: MGKEHSLTIKYKSISLIGSKARHNQDAYAEFQIPGGYGFAICDGINGKEGGGAIASKMAIESIKRQFRNTQFKNPQKALTNALTLANFQLHDHVQKNERFKGMGASCGIVLVIEELVYYAYIGNVRFYILRDNTIYRLTRDHTKAQTALAQNKINEEKLESDPGFYIADRALGFDKDVNFSVCKQPISMEEHDMLLLTSDGLFKELTENQIAEVVNDPDASVDFMATNLAQKADQAGASDNITLTLMHVFDPEKVPFTPETGEKTEIVEGKKGIPRAVWIVLGVIGLVALLYGISEIAFNHERVTTEQKPQKSVVDTQPKDTIKPARTKDLTKKKEKEPQGVKPEFIPYKIEKGDNFYRLGIRFNVTVQLLEKVNNVQAKRLRLGQRIRIPVKAIHKVEKGEMLSTIAEKYHTPVKDILKANKLDDADRLSEGMLLNIPLQYDDKISE; this comes from the coding sequence ATGGGTAAAGAGCACAGTCTTACCATTAAATATAAGTCTATTAGCCTGATTGGAAGTAAAGCAAGGCATAATCAGGACGCCTATGCAGAATTTCAAATACCTGGAGGTTACGGTTTTGCAATCTGCGATGGCATAAATGGAAAAGAAGGAGGAGGAGCCATTGCCTCAAAAATGGCTATCGAATCAATCAAGAGACAGTTTCGGAATACTCAATTTAAAAATCCGCAAAAAGCGCTTACCAACGCACTTACTTTGGCCAACTTCCAGTTGCACGATCATGTTCAAAAAAATGAGCGTTTTAAAGGAATGGGAGCCAGCTGTGGTATTGTGCTTGTTATTGAAGAGCTTGTTTATTACGCATATATAGGCAATGTCCGTTTCTATATTTTGCGGGATAATACCATTTACAGACTAACCCGCGATCACACTAAAGCACAAACAGCACTTGCCCAAAATAAGATAAACGAGGAAAAACTAGAATCTGATCCTGGTTTTTATATAGCCGACAGAGCATTGGGCTTCGATAAAGATGTGAATTTTTCGGTTTGCAAACAACCCATATCAATGGAAGAGCATGATATGTTACTGCTCACTTCAGATGGGTTATTTAAAGAGCTTACAGAAAACCAAATTGCTGAAGTTGTTAATGATCCAGATGCATCTGTAGATTTTATGGCTACAAATCTGGCCCAAAAAGCCGACCAGGCCGGAGCGAGCGATAATATTACGCTAACCCTGATGCATGTGTTCGATCCAGAAAAAGTGCCTTTCACACCTGAAACCGGTGAAAAAACAGAGATCGTTGAAGGTAAGAAAGGTATTCCAAGGGCAGTCTGGATTGTGCTGGGTGTAATTGGTCTTGTCGCATTGCTTTACGGAATCAGTGAAATTGCTTTTAACCATGAGCGCGTGACCACAGAGCAAAAACCACAAAAGAGCGTCGTCGATACACAACCGAAAGATACAATTAAACCTGCACGCACAAAGGACTTAACTAAAAAGAAAGAGAAGGAACCACAGGGAGTTAAGCCTGAATTTATTCCTTACAAAATTGAAAAGGGTGATAACTTTTACCGATTAGGGATCAGATTCAATGTTACTGTACAGCTGCTTGAAAAAGTGAATAATGTTCAGGCTAAGCGCTTGCGGCTAGGGCAACGTATCCGAATTCCTGTAAAAGCCATACATAAAGTTGAAAAAGGTGAAATGCTTAGCACCATCGCAGAAAAATATCATACTCCCGTTAAAGATATCCTTAAAGCAAATAAGCTCGATGATGCCGATCGCCTAAGTGAAGGTATGCTGCTAAATATTCCCCTACAATACGACGATAAAATTTCTGAGTAA
- a CDS encoding NUDIX hydrolase: MLRSKIEWLPVLNEEGKVIGKASRAQVHNGSKVLHPVVHLHVFNKKGELFVQKRATDKDIQPGKWDTSVGGHISFKETPQKALQREAKEELNIKTDDAKFLFSYIWESDVEKEFVYMFAITTDQDVVPDPKELAGGRWMSIAEIKTKLGKSFFTPNFEHEFQMLIKRIVFK; encoded by the coding sequence ATCTTGAGATCAAAAATTGAATGGCTGCCTGTACTAAATGAAGAAGGAAAGGTAATAGGTAAAGCATCGAGAGCCCAGGTGCACAATGGCTCAAAGGTGTTGCATCCAGTTGTACATTTACATGTTTTTAATAAAAAGGGGGAGCTTTTTGTGCAAAAGAGAGCCACGGATAAAGATATTCAACCCGGAAAGTGGGACACGTCTGTGGGAGGGCATATATCCTTTAAAGAAACCCCGCAGAAAGCACTTCAGCGAGAGGCCAAAGAGGAGCTTAACATAAAAACCGATGATGCGAAATTTTTGTTTTCTTACATCTGGGAGAGTGATGTGGAGAAAGAATTTGTGTATATGTTTGCTATAACAACAGATCAGGATGTGGTGCCAGATCCCAAAGAACTTGCAGGAGGAAGGTGGATGAGCATTGCCGAAATTAAAACAAAATTGGGAAAAAGTTTTTTTACCCCTAATTTTGAACATGAATTTCAGATGCTAATAAAACGTATTGTATTTAAATAG
- a CDS encoding SPOR domain-containing protein, with protein sequence MIDKYIAELLKTNTRVIVPDFGAFMVKSSPGSTEKQVSFNDFLKYNDGLLINHIAKKESIVKEEAQKKVKAFVDDIQKELKANKPFKIADLGYLYKDPRGSVRFKAGDEKPEEQKATATAHSATSVKLDEKEKSAPKKKEEPKVEKKEEPAAKKADAGGAAGKTLNEKLSDKKDSKTQVKTGAPEAKKATTEKQQPKPGGSKVPPGKKPPATQQSKKANNSSVAIITAAIVVVLGAGAVIAYLNWDTVQGWFGGSIFGKDEPREVAVDSAAIKAKQARMDSIRMAQARQDSIEQARQDSIRKAEEMKKKNQKKYYLVAGSFKNKKYADMFVEKLNGEGYNSEVFMERRGFYRVSFNSYVDRQKAFNEYRRMKNQDIQVWVLRH encoded by the coding sequence ATGATAGATAAATACATAGCTGAATTACTGAAAACCAATACCAGGGTAATTGTGCCTGATTTTGGCGCTTTTATGGTTAAATCTTCCCCTGGGAGTACCGAAAAACAGGTCTCTTTTAATGATTTCCTGAAATATAATGATGGTTTATTGATAAATCATATTGCCAAGAAGGAGAGTATTGTTAAAGAAGAGGCCCAGAAAAAGGTAAAGGCTTTTGTCGATGATATACAAAAAGAACTAAAGGCCAATAAGCCATTTAAAATTGCAGATTTAGGCTATCTATATAAAGATCCGAGAGGTTCAGTAAGATTTAAAGCTGGTGATGAGAAACCTGAAGAACAGAAGGCTACAGCCACTGCACATTCGGCGACATCAGTTAAACTTGACGAAAAAGAGAAATCTGCTCCGAAAAAGAAAGAAGAACCCAAAGTAGAGAAGAAAGAGGAACCAGCGGCTAAGAAGGCAGATGCAGGTGGCGCAGCAGGTAAAACGCTTAACGAAAAGCTGAGCGATAAAAAAGACAGTAAAACCCAGGTTAAAACCGGAGCTCCGGAAGCAAAAAAAGCGACAACTGAAAAACAACAGCCTAAGCCAGGTGGTTCAAAAGTACCTCCCGGAAAGAAACCACCAGCAACACAGCAGTCCAAAAAAGCTAATAACTCTTCAGTAGCAATTATTACAGCGGCAATTGTGGTTGTTTTGGGAGCTGGTGCAGTAATAGCTTATCTAAACTGGGATACTGTACAGGGATGGTTTGGTGGTTCTATTTTTGGTAAGGATGAACCCAGAGAAGTAGCTGTAGATAGTGCCGCAATTAAAGCCAAACAAGCCAGAATGGACTCAATAAGAATGGCACAGGCCAGACAAGACAGTATAGAGCAGGCTCGCCAGGATAGCATTCGTAAGGCAGAAGAGATGAAGAAAAAGAACCAGAAAAAATATTACCTGGTCGCCGGTAGTTTTAAAAATAAAAAATATGCCGACATGTTTGTTGAAAAACTTAATGGTGAAGGATATAACTCTGAGGTTTTTATGGAACGGCGAGGGTTTTACCGTGTTTCATTTAATAGCTATGTCGACAGACAGAAAGCTTTTAATGAGTACCGCCGCATGAAAAACCAGGATATACAGGTTTGGGTACTCAGACATTAG